One genomic region from Pyxicephalus adspersus chromosome 1, UCB_Pads_2.0, whole genome shotgun sequence encodes:
- the CAMK1G gene encoding calcium/calmodulin-dependent protein kinase type 1G: MPSAKLTAFSPVEFTVSTIDKMGCKEEEDGCIWKKQTNNIRDTFVFMEVLGSGAFSEVFLVKNRSTGQHHALKCIKKVNSARDRSLENEIAVLKKIKHENIVTLEDIYESTSHFYLVMQLVSGGELFDRILERGVYTEKDASNVIRQVLSAVKYLHDNGIVHRDLKPENLLYITPDENSKIMITDFGLSKMEETGIMSTACGTPGYVAPEVLAQKPYSKAVDCWSIGVITYILLCGYPPFYEETESKLFEKIKDGSYEFESPFWDDISKSAKDFIGCLLEKDPKKRYNCENALEHPWIAGNTALHRDIYRSVSIQIKKNFAKSKWRQAFNAATVVYHMKKMHMHNSTLSSGSSEVKNGVPTIKVCDATRPSTPVNSSSQDGSLCDRDKILHAANKLCAERTEAKIPCDLCHDENNSNTSSVNFHQSHSEQSKRVNDNLSHHKLTQDQLLPKSNQEVQSDPPKKTLKNVKQNSATQTSPVRNSLSEMNQVGSTKDGHSQTNVKTQVSQATKVTDLSKPTQADSHLKDTLQQKSKNISQSLDLPLPPSQKSKGHSLEKTPSTNTPCKKPALTITVTTNTTQKPPPQASPTSQKTPNKKASSPKPTSKKVSAQSSVQESTAKKNSTKKSNLHHDIMCVEIPQCKPFDLSNGTAKTDTFSVPTNLYVPNGSSCETYEKGKPISCSEHGLMKKSHKKQPFINGITASGKTTNYTHCGSGQTGVCSVM; encoded by the exons ATGCCAAGTGCAAAGCTGACTGCATTTTCCCCCGTTG AATTTACCGTGTCCACTATAGATAAAATGGGTTGcaaggaggaggaagatggcTGTATTTGGAAGAAGCAAACAAACAACATACGTGATACTTTTGTATTTATGGAAGTCCTAGGATC TGGTGCCTTTTCTGAGGTTTTCCTAGTAAAAAACAGATCCACGGGACAACACCACGctctaaaatgtataaagaaagtGAATAGTGCAAGAGACCGGAGCTTGGAGAATGAAATAGCAGTTCTAAAAAA gattaaacatgaaaatattgtgaCACTTGAGGATATCTATGAGAGCACTTCACACTTCTACCTTGTCATGCAGCT GGTATCTGGAGGAGAGCTCTTTGATCGTATATTGGAGCGCGGAGTTTACACTGAGAAAGATGCCAGCAATGTTATACGCCAGGTTCTGTCTGCTGTCAAATATCTTCATGACAATGGAATCGTCCATAGAGATTTAAAG CCAGAAAACCTCCTCTACATCACCCCTGATGAAAACTCCAAAATTATGATAACAGATTTTGGTCTATCCAAAATGGAGGAAACTGGAATCATGTCGACAGCCTGTGGTACTCCAGGATATGTTG ctcctgaAGTCCTTGCACAAAAGCCATATAGTAAGGCAGTGGATTGCTGGTCTATTGGTGttataacatatatttt GTTATGTGGCTACCCCCCTTTCTATGAAGAAACTGAATCTAAGCtctttgaaaaaattaaggacgGAAGTTATGAATTCGAATCACCATTTTGGGATGACATTTCTAAATCTG caaaagatttcataGGTTGTCTCTTGGAGAAGGATCCCAAGAAACGCTATAATTGTGAGAATGCCCTTGAGCATCCATG GATTGCTGGTAACACTGCCCTCCATCGAGATATTTACCGTTCAGTAAGCATCCAGATTAAGAAGAACTTTGCCAAAAGCAAATGGAGA caagCATTCAATGCAGCAACCGTTGTTTatcacatgaaaaaaatgcatatgcatAACAGTACACTCAGCTCTGGATCCTCTGAGGTGAAGAATGGAGTACCCACTATCAAAGTGTGTGATGCTACAAGACCATCAACCCCAGTGAACAGCTCTTCTCAGGATGGGAGCCTTTGTGACAGGGATAAGATACTTCATGCAGCCAACAAACTGTGTGCTGAGAGAACAGAAGCAAAGATCCCTTGTGACCTCTGCCATGATGAGAACAATTCTAATACCAGTTCAGTAAATTTTCACCAGTCTCATTCTGAACAAAGCAAGAGGGTTAACGATAATTTATCTCACCATAAACTAACGCAAGACCAACTTCTTCCCAAGTCAAATCAAGAAGTGCAGAGTGACCCtccaaaaaaaacactaaagaatgtaaaacaaaatagtgCTACACAGACTAGCCCAGTGCGTAATTCACTTTCAGAAATGAATCAAGTCGGTTCCACAAAGGATGGACACTCTCAAACAAATGTTAAGACACAGGTCAGTCAAGCTACAAAGGTTACTGATCTGAGTAAACCAACACAAGCTGATTCACATTTAAAGGACACTCTGCAacagaaatctaaaaatatttcccAATCTCTTGACCTCCCATTGCCACCTTCTCAAAAATCTAAGGGACACAGCTTAGAAAAAACACCATCTACAAATACACCATGCAAAAAGCCTGCATTAACAATTACTGTAACAACTAACACCACTCAGAAACCCCCTCCCCAAGCCAGTCCAACTTCCCAGAAAACTCCTAATAAAAAAGCCAGCTCTCCCAAGCCTACTTCAAAAAAAGTCAGTGCTCAATCTTCTGTTCAGGAAAGCACAGCCAAGAAGAACAGCACTAAGAAGTCTAACTTGCATCATGATATCATGTGTGTGGAGATACCTCAGTGCAAGCCCTTTGACTTATCTAATGGAACTGCTAAGACTGATACATTTTCAGTTCCTACTAATTTATATGTACCTAATGGAAGCTCATGTGAAACATATGAGAAAGGAAAGCCAATCTCTTGTTCAGAACATGGTCTGATGAAGAAAAGTCACAAGAAACA ACCATTCATAAACGGCATCACAGCTTCAGGGAAAACTACAAATTACACACACTGTGGCAGTGGACAGACAGGAGTCTGCTCAGTCATGTGA